Proteins encoded by one window of Fibrobacter succinogenes:
- a CDS encoding TIGR02147 family protein produces MKSIVEYKDYRAYMADFYEERKRTSAFTWREFAKIAGFTSPSYLKLVCDGKSSLSRTKMNRVAVAMGLVGYEIEYFEAMVNFVNAQKDNVKKVYFDKMMAISAANQVRVIDKDAFGYYDSWKNQVVRELAPMMPGAMPGDMAKVCCQEISALEVRKSLAFLEKAGFLKQVGENVYEQTDKAVAGSKEGLTLAIRMMHREMGRLGIESIDQFGPENRNVTGVTLGVNREGYDEIVKELDACRKKVISIAAKCGKLDQVCRLNLQFFPLTQRVERESEE; encoded by the coding sequence ATGAAGTCGATTGTGGAATACAAAGATTATCGTGCTTATATGGCGGACTTTTACGAAGAGCGTAAGAGAACTTCTGCTTTTACTTGGCGCGAGTTTGCGAAAATTGCGGGGTTTACGTCGCCCTCGTACTTGAAACTTGTTTGTGATGGCAAAAGCAGCTTGAGTCGCACGAAAATGAATCGTGTGGCGGTTGCGATGGGACTTGTCGGTTATGAAATTGAATATTTCGAAGCGATGGTGAATTTTGTCAATGCACAAAAGGACAATGTCAAGAAGGTTTACTTTGATAAGATGATGGCGATTTCGGCCGCAAATCAGGTTCGTGTAATTGACAAGGATGCGTTTGGGTATTACGACAGCTGGAAAAATCAGGTCGTGCGTGAACTTGCACCGATGATGCCTGGCGCGATGCCGGGTGACATGGCGAAGGTATGCTGCCAGGAAATCTCTGCGCTTGAAGTCCGCAAGTCGCTTGCCTTTTTGGAAAAAGCGGGATTCTTGAAACAGGTTGGCGAGAATGTTTACGAACAAACGGATAAAGCTGTTGCGGGGTCCAAGGAAGGTTTGACGCTTGCTATTCGCATGATGCATCGAGAAATGGGGCGTCTTGGTATAGAATCTATTGATCAGTTTGGTCCCGAAAATCGTAACGTTACTGGTGTTACTTTGGGTGTAAACCGTGAAGGCTATGACGAAATTGTGAAAGAGCTTGATGCTTGCCGCAAGAAGGTGATTTCGATTGCGGCGAAGTGCGGCAAACTCGATCAAGTTTGCAGATTGAATTTACAGTTTTTCCCTTTGACTCAAAGAGTCGAGAGAGAATCGGAGGAGTAG
- a CDS encoding glycoside hydrolase family 5 protein encodes MRFNTFGITASSILLATASAFALPKATEIFPDMGLGYNIGNTMEVPGNPTGWGNPFPDAAYVKAIKDAGFNTVRIPCAWDSHASNGTINAGWLDSVKTVVDLVINNGMYAILNSHWDNGWLEDHVFDGEGYDKSGLVNSSAATVAAKQESYWKQIATKFAAYDEHLIFASANEPGVNDPWNGGADNGQWAFDSKRMTVLKQFHEACLKAVRATGGNNATRIVVVQSPRTEIDKAPLLSEQYPTDPAGEGYTMAEVHFYPYQFSLMKDGDEDWGKMFYYWEDKTPGNDAAHTCSGSALGSKKSIDNLFGGLKTRFYDKGIPVVIGEMGAIKRLDLLSGDNLKKHLEARAAWYGYTVASAKKNGLVPCVWDTGDEGDGNFTIIRRQVNKFGGKVGDITDVETLNAMREAYGQAAVPGNSIDSTVKENTTILDGDMALHITYKTVQSDTSEAGTMRIDLSKDWSQYVAISFDLRAAGETAGPCMDKTRDGCGDYGWASVSLFNMSGEWKWNEVSLGNVEDLGTLKNYKIEFGDGEGKLAFENAAKMNAIGINLYGTQFTGDMYLNNMLLWKADGTADTLQSFDTKKPKLEGIATGELIKANATGDWGKSAIAIAPTRIAANSKMLVNVQPGMVSATFNATKATRGTATLMNSMGQVIAQQAFEAKAGANEVQLNTNLRGPAILIVKQGSQKNVQKITLR; translated from the coding sequence ATGAGATTTAACACCTTCGGCATCACCGCTAGCTCAATCCTTTTGGCTACAGCATCGGCATTCGCCCTCCCCAAGGCAACAGAAATATTCCCAGACATGGGCCTCGGCTACAACATCGGCAATACGATGGAAGTTCCGGGCAACCCGACTGGCTGGGGAAACCCATTCCCGGATGCCGCCTACGTCAAGGCCATCAAGGATGCCGGTTTCAATACCGTGCGTATTCCTTGCGCTTGGGACAGCCACGCATCCAACGGCACCATTAACGCCGGCTGGCTCGACTCCGTCAAAACGGTCGTTGACCTCGTCATCAACAACGGCATGTACGCCATTTTGAACAGCCACTGGGACAACGGCTGGCTCGAAGACCACGTTTTCGACGGTGAAGGCTACGACAAATCCGGCCTCGTGAACAGCTCCGCTGCTACAGTCGCTGCCAAGCAGGAAAGCTACTGGAAACAGATTGCTACGAAGTTCGCCGCATACGACGAGCACTTGATTTTCGCATCCGCCAACGAGCCCGGCGTTAACGACCCGTGGAACGGTGGCGCCGACAACGGCCAATGGGCTTTTGACTCCAAGCGCATGACCGTCCTCAAGCAATTCCACGAAGCTTGCCTCAAGGCCGTGCGCGCTACTGGCGGCAACAACGCCACCCGTATCGTAGTCGTGCAATCCCCGCGTACCGAAATTGACAAGGCCCCGCTCCTTTCCGAACAGTATCCGACCGACCCGGCAGGCGAAGGCTACACCATGGCTGAAGTCCACTTCTACCCGTATCAGTTCTCGCTCATGAAAGACGGCGATGAAGACTGGGGCAAGATGTTCTATTACTGGGAAGACAAGACTCCGGGCAACGACGCCGCACATACCTGCTCCGGCTCTGCTCTCGGTTCCAAGAAATCCATCGACAATCTATTCGGCGGACTCAAGACCCGCTTCTACGACAAGGGCATTCCGGTTGTGATCGGCGAAATGGGCGCCATCAAGCGTCTCGACCTCCTCTCCGGCGACAACCTCAAAAAGCACCTCGAAGCACGCGCTGCTTGGTACGGTTACACCGTCGCATCCGCAAAGAAGAACGGCCTCGTTCCTTGCGTTTGGGACACCGGTGACGAAGGCGATGGCAACTTTACGATTATCCGCCGTCAGGTAAACAAGTTCGGCGGCAAAGTCGGCGACATCACCGACGTCGAAACGCTCAACGCCATGCGCGAAGCTTACGGCCAGGCCGCAGTTCCAGGCAATTCTATCGACTCCACCGTCAAGGAAAACACAACTATTCTCGATGGCGACATGGCCCTCCACATTACCTACAAGACCGTCCAATCCGACACCAGCGAAGCAGGCACCATGCGCATCGACCTCAGCAAAGACTGGAGCCAGTACGTTGCCATATCCTTCGACTTGCGCGCCGCTGGCGAAACCGCAGGCCCTTGCATGGACAAAACCCGCGACGGCTGTGGCGATTACGGCTGGGCAAGCGTCTCTCTCTTCAACATGAGCGGCGAATGGAAATGGAACGAAGTCTCTCTCGGCAACGTCGAGGACCTCGGCACCCTCAAGAACTACAAGATTGAATTCGGCGACGGCGAAGGCAAACTCGCTTTCGAAAACGCGGCCAAGATGAACGCCATCGGCATCAACCTTTACGGCACACAGTTTACCGGCGACATGTACCTCAACAACATGCTTCTCTGGAAGGCCGACGGCACCGCAGATACGCTGCAGAGCTTTGACACCAAGAAGCCCAAACTCGAAGGCATCGCCACCGGCGAACTCATCAAGGCAAACGCCACCGGCGACTGGGGCAAATCCGCCATCGCCATCGCTCCGACTCGCATCGCTGCAAATTCCAAGATGCTTGTGAATGTCCAGCCGGGCATGGTTAGCGCCACATTCAATGCAACCAAGGCAACTCGCGGCACAGCCACGCTCATGAATTCCATGGGCCAGGTGATTGCACAGCAAGCATTCGAAGCCAAGGCTGGCGCAAACGAAGTCCAGTTGAACACAAACCTCCGCGGCCCGGCAATCCTCATCGTAAAGCAGGGCAGCCAGAAGAACGTTCAGAAGATTACACTGCGTTAA
- a CDS encoding TIGR02147 family protein encodes MKPIVEYQDYHAFLGDYYEERKRTSAFSWREFSKIAGFVSPSYLKDVCSGKTNLSKVAMGRVAKAIGLVGHEVAYFEAMVQFGNAKTDELKKKFLEQMCSIAFDHKVRVVDKDAFEYYDSWKNPVVRELAPLMPGAMPGEIAKMCTQEVSALEVRKSLAFLERAGFLKQIGENIYVQTEKSVEGSKEGLPLAIRSMHREMGNLAVDSLDRFTANERNVTGVTMGIDRKTYERIVHELDECRKKITAIAEECNVIRQVYRLNLQLFPLSKEVEGKEET; translated from the coding sequence GTGAAACCGATTGTTGAATATCAGGACTATCACGCTTTTTTAGGCGACTATTACGAAGAACGCAAACGTACTTCGGCGTTTTCGTGGCGTGAGTTTTCGAAAATTGCGGGCTTTGTTTCTCCGTCGTATCTCAAGGATGTTTGCAGCGGAAAAACGAACCTCAGCAAAGTGGCCATGGGACGCGTTGCGAAAGCGATTGGACTTGTTGGGCACGAGGTTGCTTACTTTGAAGCTATGGTCCAGTTTGGCAATGCAAAAACTGACGAATTGAAGAAAAAGTTCTTGGAACAAATGTGTTCCATTGCTTTTGACCACAAAGTCCGCGTTGTCGATAAAGATGCGTTTGAATATTACGACAGTTGGAAAAATCCGGTGGTGCGCGAACTGGCTCCGCTGATGCCTGGGGCGATGCCGGGCGAAATCGCTAAGATGTGTACGCAAGAAGTTTCGGCGCTCGAAGTCCGCAAGTCGCTTGCTTTTTTGGAACGCGCTGGATTCCTCAAGCAAATTGGCGAAAACATTTATGTGCAAACGGAAAAGTCCGTGGAAGGATCCAAGGAAGGACTCCCGCTTGCGATTCGCTCGATGCATCGTGAAATGGGTAATTTGGCGGTGGATTCGCTGGACCGTTTTACAGCAAACGAACGCAATGTCACTGGCGTTACGATGGGCATAGACCGAAAAACATACGAACGCATTGTTCATGAACTGGACGAATGCCGCAAAAAAATTACCGCCATAGCGGAAGAGTGCAATGTTATCAGACAAGTTTACAGATTGAATTTGCAGTTGTTCCCTCTTTCTAAAGAGGTTGAGGGAAAAGAGGAGACTTGA
- the polA gene encoding DNA polymerase I: MAEKTLLLLDSFALAFRMFYAYSQNPLVNSKGEEVSMMHGYWGAVLRILAKHKPTHFAIARDVAHTKTFRHELYPDYKANRGPMPEEMAAQMPLLCESLEASGIPLLSEPGYEADDVMASAAEAAVNAGFDHVVIISKDKDMSQIVTDKIHLFHLEKGADGIDFGPQQVLEKYGIPPEKIRDYLALMGDSSDNVPGVPKVGPKTAIQLLTEYGDMDNIYANLDNIKKKGLHDNLANNKEQAFLSRELVTLQTKRAYNGNLDALEFCGIHSDTLEGIFKEHEINSLIRLLENVPSKTGFVRKGDSDDPVTGAENNKVGEPAEPPADLPPTYICVDSDDVFEQMKKEFEVATEIGIDTETDGLDPMQCSIVGLCLASAAKDGSVPKGYYIPLGHTDDIGFPYPAGKGGNFDFNATKKWFIDFWNDSCTFPASGSKQRGGTSDESKRSLIFHNAKFDLHVLARTFGLTQKQIDSANIIDTLIAAWMLSPGQTGLGLDNQVMQLLQHEMIPIENLIGRGKNQITFNRTPIKDATEYGAEDAVYTLRLWAPLRAKLQKYDYEKYFFSQEMPLLKVLYQMEGVGAFVDTKILKDLQADLQHRIEKLEKEICDMAGCEFNIGSPKQLGEVLFDTLGLPEIKKRSTDAAVLEELSFRAAHPIVFAVIEYRELKKMQSTYVSVLPTLVNPDTKRIHTSFIQWGTATGRLSSRDPNLQNIPVRSELGKQIRAAFVPQNPNNVILAVDYSQIELRMLAHLSGDEALIESYKEGIDIHARTAAAINRVSLEDVTADMRRDAKVVNFGVLYGMTAFRLSRDLKIPMAQAKSFIDGYFEMYQGVQKFIDDTKAAAHRDGYVETLSGRRRYIAGIDSSDRMESQMAERMAVNTPVQGSAADLIKIAMIRIQKRINDENLPLRMMLQVHDELVFECPREQVEELSAMVKSEMEGAMELKVPLVASVGFGKNWLEAH, from the coding sequence ATGGCAGAAAAGACTTTACTCCTTCTTGATTCCTTCGCACTCGCATTCCGCATGTTCTACGCTTACAGCCAGAACCCACTCGTAAACAGCAAGGGCGAAGAAGTTTCCATGATGCACGGCTACTGGGGCGCAGTCCTCCGCATTTTGGCAAAGCACAAGCCCACGCATTTCGCAATTGCCCGCGATGTCGCGCACACAAAGACTTTCCGCCACGAACTTTACCCGGACTACAAGGCCAATCGCGGCCCGATGCCCGAAGAAATGGCTGCACAGATGCCGCTCCTTTGCGAATCTTTGGAAGCAAGCGGCATTCCGCTTTTGTCGGAACCGGGCTACGAAGCCGACGACGTGATGGCAAGCGCCGCCGAAGCCGCTGTCAACGCAGGCTTCGACCATGTCGTGATCATCAGCAAAGACAAGGACATGTCGCAAATCGTGACCGACAAGATCCACCTTTTCCATTTGGAAAAAGGCGCCGATGGCATCGATTTTGGACCGCAGCAGGTCCTTGAAAAATACGGCATTCCACCTGAAAAAATCCGCGACTACCTCGCCCTCATGGGAGACTCGAGCGATAACGTTCCAGGCGTTCCAAAAGTCGGCCCGAAAACCGCCATCCAGTTGCTAACCGAATACGGCGACATGGACAACATTTACGCAAACCTCGACAACATCAAGAAGAAAGGTTTGCACGACAATCTCGCGAACAACAAGGAACAGGCATTCCTCAGCCGCGAACTCGTGACGCTACAGACAAAGCGAGCCTACAACGGCAACCTCGATGCGCTTGAATTCTGCGGCATCCACAGCGATACGCTCGAAGGAATTTTCAAGGAACACGAAATCAATAGCTTGATTCGCCTGCTCGAAAACGTTCCGAGCAAAACAGGCTTTGTGCGCAAAGGCGATTCCGACGACCCCGTGACAGGGGCCGAGAACAACAAGGTTGGTGAGCCTGCCGAACCACCCGCCGACCTCCCGCCCACTTACATCTGCGTCGATAGCGATGATGTTTTCGAACAGATGAAAAAAGAATTTGAGGTTGCAACCGAAATCGGTATCGACACTGAAACCGACGGGCTCGACCCGATGCAATGCAGCATCGTCGGGCTTTGCCTTGCCTCCGCAGCAAAAGACGGCAGCGTTCCGAAGGGCTATTACATTCCGCTTGGGCATACCGACGATATCGGATTCCCGTACCCCGCCGGCAAGGGCGGCAACTTCGACTTTAACGCCACAAAGAAGTGGTTCATTGATTTTTGGAACGATTCTTGCACATTCCCCGCCAGCGGTTCCAAGCAACGCGGAGGCACTTCCGACGAGTCCAAGCGCTCCCTCATTTTCCACAACGCCAAATTCGACTTGCACGTTCTTGCCCGCACGTTCGGCCTCACGCAAAAGCAAATCGATTCCGCAAACATCATCGACACGCTCATCGCCGCATGGATGCTCTCGCCCGGACAAACCGGGCTCGGCCTCGACAATCAGGTGATGCAGCTTTTGCAGCACGAGATGATTCCGATCGAAAACCTCATCGGACGCGGCAAAAATCAAATCACGTTCAACCGCACACCCATCAAGGACGCGACCGAATACGGCGCCGAAGACGCCGTCTACACGCTTCGCCTCTGGGCTCCGCTCCGCGCCAAACTCCAAAAGTACGACTACGAAAAGTACTTCTTCAGCCAAGAAATGCCGCTTCTCAAGGTGCTTTACCAGATGGAAGGCGTCGGCGCATTCGTCGATACCAAGATTCTAAAGGACTTGCAAGCCGATTTGCAGCACCGCATCGAAAAGCTGGAAAAAGAAATCTGCGACATGGCCGGTTGCGAATTCAACATCGGCTCTCCCAAGCAGCTCGGCGAAGTGCTCTTTGACACGCTCGGACTGCCCGAAATCAAAAAGCGCAGCACGGACGCCGCCGTCCTCGAAGAACTCAGCTTCCGCGCCGCCCACCCGATCGTCTTTGCAGTCATCGAATACCGCGAACTCAAGAAAATGCAGAGCACGTACGTTTCTGTGCTCCCCACACTCGTGAATCCGGACACCAAGCGCATCCACACGAGCTTTATCCAGTGGGGCACCGCGACAGGCCGCCTTTCGAGCCGCGATCCGAACTTGCAGAACATCCCCGTCCGTAGCGAACTCGGCAAGCAAATCCGCGCAGCATTCGTGCCGCAGAACCCGAACAATGTGATTCTCGCGGTGGACTACTCGCAGATTGAGCTCCGCATGCTCGCACACCTCAGTGGCGACGAAGCGCTTATCGAAAGCTATAAGGAAGGCATTGACATTCACGCCCGCACCGCAGCCGCCATCAACCGCGTAAGCCTCGAAGACGTGACCGCGGACATGCGCCGCGACGCGAAGGTCGTGAATTTTGGAGTGCTCTACGGCATGACAGCCTTCCGCCTCTCCCGCGACCTGAAAATTCCGATGGCACAGGCCAAGAGCTTTATCGACGGCTACTTCGAAATGTATCAGGGCGTGCAAAAATTCATCGATGACACCAAGGCCGCCGCCCACCGCGATGGCTACGTCGAAACGCTTTCCGGCCGCCGCCGCTACATCGCAGGCATCGACAGTTCCGACCGCATGGAATCGCAAATGGCCGAACGCATGGCCGTGAACACCCCCGTGCAAGGCAGCGCCGCCGACCTCATCAAGATTGCCATGATCCGCATCCAAAAACGCATCAACGACGAGAACCTCCCACTCCGCATGATGCTACAAGTGCATGACGAACTCGTTTTCGAATGCCCCCGCGAGCAGGTTGAAGAGCTTTCCGCCATGGTCAAATCTGAAATGGAAGGCGCCATGGAACTCAAAGTTCCGCTCGTCGCCAGCGTCGGATTCGGCAAAAACTGGCTCGAAGCGCATTAA